In Solidesulfovibrio carbinoliphilus subsp. oakridgensis, the sequence GCCGTTGTAGACGTAGAAATACGATTCGTTGCCGATTTCCCAGTATTTGACGCCGTAGCCCCGCTCGATGTTGGCGTAGCGGACCCAGGAAACGGCGTTTTCGAGGAGCCTGGCCAGGTCCGGCACGGTCTCGCCCGGTTCGCCGGGCTTGTACATGGAGTCGTAGGCCACCACGATGACCGGCTCGGCCCCGGTTTCGCGGCACAGGCGGATGAAGGCGTCGAAATCGAGCGGTTTGTGCACGTACCGGTCGTGGAGCAGGTCGTAGACCCGGGCGTCGTTGGACGGCCATTCCTCGGGCCCGAGCCGGGCGAGTTGCGGACCCGGCTTGTGGAACGGCGGCGCGGCCCACAGCATGCCGTCGGACTTTTCGCCGCCGGGATAGCGCAGGGTGCCGGCCCGCATGTCGAGGACGGCCCGGGCCAGACGCCGGGCCCCGGGCCGGCGGTTGGCGTCGTTGTCGAGCAGGTAGTTGACGTTTAGGCCAAGGAGCGAGCGGCTGGTGGCGCGAAGCGTCCTCGCGGCATCGACGGTGACGGCGGCTGGAGCGGCGGCGGGCGGCTCGGCGGCCCGGACGGGCCGGGAGAGGATCAGGCCGGCGAGCAGGAGTGCCGCGGCCGCGAGCGTTTTGGTCGAAAAACAGGGCATGGACCTCTTCCTTGCGGGCAAAGGCAGTGCGTCTAGCCTTGGGAAGCCGTTGTGGCAAGCGCGGCCGGCCGGCGTTTGGATGACGTTTTGGCAACCAGGTCTTCCGGCGGCAGCTTTACCGATGTGGCCCAAGCGCGTAACCGCAGGCCCCGTCGTCCGACTGGACGCATGGGAAACGCGGCGCGGCGGTCCCGACCGGCGGGGCCGCCATGAAAGCGGCCCTTGCAAGGGCCTCGGCTTTGATAGTAATGCAGGGCCTCGCGGCAGGCCGGCCCGAGCCCGACGCCGCGCTCCCGGACAAATCGGTCCACACACGGACCCGGAGGAACCCCCTATGACGCTTTTCCGTCGCCTCGTCCTTTTGGTCGCGGCCTTGCTGTGCCTGCCGGCGACCGCGCTGACCGCCGAGGTCAAAACCTTTGCCGTGGCCCCCTTTGCCGTGCACGGCCCCGAGAAATACCAGTACCTGAGCCAGGGCGTGCAGAGCATGCTCGAGTCGCGCATGAACTGGCCCGGCCACCTGACGCCCCTGGACAAGGGCAAGGTCGCGGCCCGGCTGGCCAAGGCGCCGGCCTCCGAGGCCGAGGCCCAGAAGGCCCTGGCCGACATCGGCGCGGATTACCTCGCCTACGGCGCGGTCACGGTATCCGGGGAACAGGCCAGCATCGACATCATGGTCGTGGGCAAGGGTGGCAAGAAATGGCCGAAAAACCTGAGCACCAAGCTGGCCGACCTGATCCCGGCCATGGAACGCACGGCCCAGGCCTTGAATAACGAGATCTTCCAGCGCCCGGCCGGCCCGGCCTCGGGCAAGGGCGAGGGCGGCCAGACCATCAACCAGATGAACCCGGATTTCGTGGTCAACCAGACCAGCGAAAACCAGAAGGTCTTCCTCAACCCGTCGTTCCGCTACGCCGGCCCCTCCGACACCCCGGGCGTATGGCGCAGCCAGTCCATGCCCATCGTCTCCGCCGGCATCTCCGTCGCGGACCTAAACGGCGACGGCCACAACGAAGTGGCCATCCTGACCCAGCACTCGGTCGAGACCTACGTCTACAAGGACCGCCAGCTGCTGCCCCTTGGCCGGTACGAGACGCCGCCCAACCTCAAACTCTTGAACATCAGCACCCTTGACGTGAACGGCGACGGCAAGGCCGAAATCATCGTCTCGGCCAGCTACTTCAAGGAGCCGCGCTCGTTCATCCTCGGCCTCGAGGGCAACCAGCTCAAACCCCTTTACAAGGACATCAAGCTCTACCTGAACGTGGCCGCCGTGCCGCCCGACTTCACCCGCCAGCTCGTGGGCTCCAAGGGCGAACCCAAGGAACTCTTCGTCCAGGGCGTGCACAACGTCATCTTCTCCGGCGGCCAGCCCCAGCTCTCGACGCGGCTGAACCTGCCGAGCAAGGCCAACCCGTTCAACTTCGTCTATCTGCCCGAGAAAAGCGGCTACAAGGTCGTCTTGAACGACGACAAGGACCATCTGGTCGTCTACACGGCCAAGGGCGAACGCGTGGCCGCCACCGAGGAGCAGTACTGCGGCTCGGCCATCGGCCTGGAATTCGACCCGCTCATGGCCCCCATGGACAAGCCCAAGTCCGACTATCTTTGGACCTACTACTACATCCCGCTGCCCATGATCGTGGCCAACCTCGACAAGGACGACCGCAGCGAACTGCTCGTCAGCAAGAACATCTCCCTGGCCGCCCAGTTCTTCGAGACCTTCCGCACCTTCTCCCAGGGCGAGATCCACTCCCTGTACTGGGACGGCGTGGGCATGAACCTCCTGTGGAAGACCCGGCGGATCAAGGGCACCATCACGGGCTACGCCCTGGCCGACATCGACAACGACGGCCAGAAGGAACTCGTGGTGTGCTTGAACACCTGGCCCGGCGCCACCGGCACCTCGGCCCGGCGCACCATCGTCCTGGCCTACAAGATCGACACCTCGAACGTCGGCCAGCCCGGCGAATACGGCATCGACCAGAGCGGGGAATAACCCGCCCTACGCGACTCCCGGACGGGGGAACCGCATCCTGCGGCGGTTCCCCCGTCTTTTTGTGCAAAAAAAGCTTTTTCCGAGGTCCCTTTGTTCGCCTTGTACCTGGCCCAGATCGTCAACTCGGGACTGGCCCTGGGGGCCGTCTACGGCATCATGGCCCTCGGGTTTTCCCTGATCTTTTCCGCCAGCCGGCTGATCAACTTCGCCCAGGGCGAACTCTTGCTCCTTGGCGGCCTGATCACGGCCACCCTGGCCGGTTCCATGCACCTCTCCCCGCTCCTTGCCCTCCTGGCCGCCGTGGCGGCCGGACTGGGGCTTGGCCGGGCCCTTTTCGCCACCACCCTTGGCCTGACCCTTCGCGCCTCGCCGCTTCGGCAACTCATGCTGACCGTGGCCGCCAGCCTGGTTTTCCAGGGCGTGGCCATCCTGGCCTGGGGCAAGAGCCCGCTCATGCCGCCGCGCCTCTTGCCGCTGCCGGACCTCCGGCTCGGACCGCTGTTTCTTGGCCGCGACACGGCAACAGCCCTGGTCCTGGCCGTGGCCTGCATGGCCGTTCTCGGGGTCTTCCTGAACCACACCCGGCTTGGCCGGGCCCTGCGCGCCACCTCGCAAAACGCCGTGGCCGCCCGCCTCCAGGGGGTCAATCCGGTCTTTTGCCACGCCCTGTCCTTTGCCCTGGCCGGGGCCCTGGCCTCGCTGGCCGCCCTGGCCGTCGGGCCCCAGACCGGCCTTCGCTACGACATGGGCCTTGGGCTCGGGCTCAAGGGCTTCGCCGCGGCCACCATCGGCGGTTATACCTCCCTT encodes:
- a CDS encoding FG-GAP-like repeat-containing protein, translated to MTLFRRLVLLVAALLCLPATALTAEVKTFAVAPFAVHGPEKYQYLSQGVQSMLESRMNWPGHLTPLDKGKVAARLAKAPASEAEAQKALADIGADYLAYGAVTVSGEQASIDIMVVGKGGKKWPKNLSTKLADLIPAMERTAQALNNEIFQRPAGPASGKGEGGQTINQMNPDFVVNQTSENQKVFLNPSFRYAGPSDTPGVWRSQSMPIVSAGISVADLNGDGHNEVAILTQHSVETYVYKDRQLLPLGRYETPPNLKLLNISTLDVNGDGKAEIIVSASYFKEPRSFILGLEGNQLKPLYKDIKLYLNVAAVPPDFTRQLVGSKGEPKELFVQGVHNVIFSGGQPQLSTRLNLPSKANPFNFVYLPEKSGYKVVLNDDKDHLVVYTAKGERVAATEEQYCGSAIGLEFDPLMAPMDKPKSDYLWTYYYIPLPMIVANLDKDDRSELLVSKNISLAAQFFETFRTFSQGEIHSLYWDGVGMNLLWKTRRIKGTITGYALADIDNDGQKELVVCLNTWPGATGTSARRTIVLAYKIDTSNVGQPGEYGIDQSGE
- a CDS encoding branched-chain amino acid ABC transporter permease, with protein sequence MFALYLAQIVNSGLALGAVYGIMALGFSLIFSASRLINFAQGELLLLGGLITATLAGSMHLSPLLALLAAVAAGLGLGRALFATTLGLTLRASPLRQLMLTVAASLVFQGVAILAWGKSPLMPPRLLPLPDLRLGPLFLGRDTATALVLAVACMAVLGVFLNHTRLGRALRATSQNAVAARLQGVNPVFCHALSFALAGALASLAALAVGPQTGLRYDMGLGLGLKGFAAATIGGYTSLGRVFAGGLVLGLAEAALVLLLSGELKETATYALIILLLVLVPGEGEADRP